GCATTGTGTAAGATGGCCGATAGAGGGCAAATTACAGATGTCATTATTGACGGGCCCTTAGCAATGGATAATGCGATTAGCTTAGAGGCCGCTCGTATTAAAGGGATTAAATCTGAAGTAGCAGGACGGGCTCAGATTTTGGTGGCTCCCGATCTAGAGGCCGGTAATATGCTGGCAAAAAACCTCACTTTTTTATCAGGTGCTGAGGCCGCAGGTATTGTTTTAGGTGCCCGAGTACCTATTATTCTAACTAGCCGTGCCGACTCTGCGACAGCGCGATTGGCCTCGTGTGCCGTAGCGGCTGTTTATGCGGATGCACTCATGAAAAAAAACGCCATCTTGGCTGCAGCGGCAGGGGAATAACATGAGTGAAAAATTAATTGTTATTAACGCGGGTAGTTCCAGTCTTAAATTTAACGTCTATCAGATACCCGATGCCGAAACCGTAGATGTGAATGATTTAAGCTATCTATACGGCGGGCAGGTTTCTGGGATCGGCACAGATATAGCGCATTTCAAGGTAAAAGGGGCATTAGGGCAGATACTCGAAGATCGTTCTACTTCGTTTGATGAAACCAAAGACCTTCAAGCGGCTCAGGAACTATTGGCTAACTGGTTAACATTCCGTATGGACAAGCCTGCCATAGCGGTAGGACATCGCATTGTGCATGGTGGTTCTGACATGGATGATAGTGCGGTTATTGACGATCAGCTCTTGACCTACTTAGATGACTTGGCCCCATTGGCTCCATTGCATCAGCATAATAATTTGGCCCCAGTTCGTGTTATTCGTAAACACTGGCCTCAAATTTTACAGATTGCATGTGTGGATACGGCCTTCCACTGTCATCAGGACCCGCTGTATAACCACTACGCCTTACCTTTGCGTTATTACGATCAGGGCGTGCGCCGTTATGGTTTCCATGGTTTGTCTTATCAGTATATTTCGGACTACCTAGAGCAACATTTACCTGAACTACATCAAGGACGTGTGATTGTGGCGCACTTGGGGTCAGGATCATCAGCGTGCATGATTCAAAATGGTAAAAGTGTAGTCAGTACAATGGGTTTCACGGCCTTAGATGGCTTACCCATGAGTACACGCCCAGGGCGTTTAGATGCTGGAGTCGTACTTTGGTGGATGCAGCAGCGTCAAAAAAATGCAGATGAGATTCAGGATCTTTTGTATAACCAGTCTGGTATGAAAGGGTTGTCGGGCATTAGCGGTGATATGCGCACCTTGCTAGCCAGCGAGGACCCTAATGCAAAATTAGCCGTAGATTATTATTGTTTCCGTACAGCAGAAAGCTTAGCCGGTTTATGTGTTCCAACCCAAGGGATGGATGGCATTGTCTTTACTGCAGGGGTTGGGGAGCATAGCCCTGAAATTCGAGCGCGTATTTGTCAGCACCTAGAATGGCTAGGGGTCAAACTAGACCCAGAGCTAAACGCACAAAGTGCGCAAAAAATATCAACGGAAGACAGTGCTGTTTCAGTTTGGGTGATTCCTACAAACGAGGAATTAGTCATTGCCCGAGAAGCATTGCAGCATTATTGTGCTTCCAAAGCAAAGGGTGCGTCAGAGTCATAACCCTGGGCAGGGCTTTTATTTGTCATAAAGCCCTGTTAACCTATATTAAGTAAATTGATCTATAGGTTTTATTCATTGCCTCATAGCTAAAAGCTATCGATTCAATAAATTTAATCAATTTCACAAATTGATAGTGAATTCCTATAATGAAATCACTGTCACAAATTAACCAGAACGGGAGATAACTACGATGTCCTTAATCAATACACAGATCCTACCTTTTAAAGCCATGGCTTACCACAATGGTGAGTTCAAAGAGTACACCAACGAAAGCATTGCCGGTAAATGGTCTGTTTTTGTTTTCTACCCTGCTGACTTTACTTTTGTATGTCCAACAGAGCTAGAAGACTTAGCCGATAACTACGCTGAGTTCCAAAAATACGGTGTAGAGATTTTCTCCGTATCTACAGATACACATTTTGCTCATAAAGCATGGCATGACACCTCTGCTGCTATTGGTAAAGTGAACTACCCTATGTTGGCTGACCCAACTCATCAGTTGGCTCGTAACTTCCAAGTGCTAATCGAAGAAGAAGGTCTAGCACTTCGCGGTACATTTATTGTTAGCCCTGAAGGTCAAATTAAGACCATGGAAGTCCACGACAACGGTATTGGTCGTGATGCTAAAGAGTTGCTACGTAAAGTTAAAGCCGCTCAGTACATCGCTAAAAACCCTAACGAAGTATGTCCAGCTAAATGGGAAGAAGGTGCTAAAACGCTAGCTCCATCCCTAGATCTAGTTGGTAAAATCTAAGCGGGATTGCCTCTACAGCGCCCGATTATATCGGGCGCTTTTTTTGCCCCTTATGTTCCTCACTTCACTAAAAACTGCCTAAAAAGGAAGCCACCATTATGTTAGATGCAGGTTTAAAAACACAGCTTAAAGCGTACTTAGAAAATATCACGCAACCAATCGAGCTAATTGCGTCACTCGATGAGGGCGCTAAATCCAATGAATTGCGCGAACTCTTAACTGAAATTGCGGAGCTTAGCCCAGCTAAAATTACATTTTTAGACAATGGTCAGAGCTCTCGTCAGCCCTCCTTTAAGATTCAGCGTGCAGGCAGTGATATTGCTGTGGAGTTTGCAGGGATTCCGTTGGGGCATGAGTTTACCTCTCTGGTGCTGGCATTACTTCAAGTGGGTGGTCATGCGATTAAAATGGATGAGATGGTCGCCAATCAAATTCGTAATTTGAATGAGGATTATGTATTTGAAACATACTACTCCTTGAGCTGCCAGAACTGCCCAGATGTAGTCCAAGCCTTGAACGCAATGTCGGTGCTCAATCCACGTATCAAACACACCTCGATTGATGGTGCGTTGTTTCAGGATGAAGTCAAACAGCGCGAAGTCATGTCTGTACCTGCCGTTTTTCTAAACGGTGAAGAATTCCACTATGGCCGAGCCAATGCCGAGGAGTTACTCGCTAAACTGGGTACAGGTGATAGCGAAGAGCAAATTGCAGCCTTAAATGAAAAAGAGCCCTATGACGTATTAGTCGTAGGTGGTGGCCCCGCAGGAGCTGCTGCCGCTATTTATGCAGCGCGTAAAGGGATTCGTACGGGTGTGGTCGCTGAACGTTTCGGCGGTCAGGTATTGGATACGATGTCCATTGAAAACTACATCTCTGTACGCGAAACCGATGGCCCTTCTTTTGCCGGAGCGCTAGAGGCGCATGTACGTGATTATGATGTGGATATCATGAACGTACAGCGTGCCGAAGAGCTGATTCCAGGCAAAGAAATCCAGTTGAAACTGGCAAATGGGGCTACGCTAAAGACGAAATCTCTTATCTTGGCAACGGGGGCTCGTTGGCGTGAACTAGGAGTGCCTGGAGAGGCTGATTACCGTAACAAAGGGGTAGCCTACTGCCCACATTGTGACGGCCCACTTTATAAAGGCAAAGATGTTGCCGTTATTGGTGGTGGTAACTCTGGGGTAGAGGCCGCAATTGATTTAGCGGGCTTAGTGAATCACGTAACGCTATTAGAGTTTGGTGAAGCCTTGCGTGCTGATGAGGTGTTACAGCGCAAATTGCATAGTCTTCCTAATGTTACTGTGATTAAAATGGCGCAGACTACAGAGGTTATCGGTGATGGCTCTAAGGTAACAGCATTACGTTACACAGACCGCACTAACCAAGAAACCAAAGACATCCCTTTAGATGGTATTTTTGTACAGATTGGTTTGGTGCCAAACAATGAATGGTTAGGCGATGTAGTTAAACGCTCCAAACACGGAGAAATCGAGATTGATGTACGGGGTCAAACCTCTATCCCGGGTGTGTTTGCCGCAGGTGACGCAACCACAGTACCTTATAAGCAAATTATTATTGCTGCCGGTCAGGGAGCAACAGCAGCGCTAAGTGCCTTTGATTATTTAATTCGTACTTCAGTAGAATAGTCGCTTTAGTCTGTGCTTTTGGCAGGGCTTTCGATTATCAAGCCCACCTCTTCATAGGGGTGGGCTTTTTGTTTTTTAAATTCTCGTGATTGGGGATGGGGGATTAGAGTACTATTTATCTTTTTGCTAAATGGGTGCGGAGTGTTCGAGAGCATTGGGGTTATTAATTTAGGAACCTACTTGGTAGGCGCGTTGTTTGTGATTTTATTGCCTGGGCCTAATTCCCTCTTCGTGCTTGCGAGTGCAGCGGCTAAAGGTGTAAAAATAGGCTATCAAGCAGCAGCAGGTATCTTGGTCGGTGATACGATTTTGATCACATTAACCGCAGCAGGTGCAGGTACGTTGTTGCAGGCTATGCCTGTTTTGTTTTACGGCTTACGCGCTGTGGGGGCGGGGTATTTGTTTTATTTAGGGGCTAGGATGCTATGGTTTCTCTATAAACCCGCAATGAGCAGCCCTGATCCTCAGCATCTAGAAACAGAGGTCAAACATAAAAGCTATTTTAGTAAGGCGGTCGTGCTGAGCCTACTTAATCCCAAAGCGATTCTGTTCTTACTCTCATTTTTTGTGCAGTTTGTAGATCCGACCCAAGGCCATCCATGGTTAGCTTTTATGGTGCTTGGTGGTTTTTTACAACTCTTTAGCTTTTTGTATTTATCCACCCTTATTTTTGGTGGGACCCATTTAGCAGCAAGTTTCAGGCGTCATCGTCGCCTTGCTATATTTTGTAACATAGCCGTGGCGATTTTATTTATTGCTTTTGCCGCACGCATGGCTTTTGGTGTAGCCTAGAATTTCGACGTTTATGTTTTAAAGGAAAAATGATGAGTGCAACAATCCGTATTGGCATTGCTGGTTATGGTAACTTGGGCAGGGGTGTAGAGTTGGCGATAGGCCAAAACCCAGACATGGAGTTAGTCGCTGTATTCAGCCGCCGAAAACCTGAAAGTGTACAGTTACAGTCTGCCAACATACCGATTTATGCGCTAGATCAAATCGAGCAACATAAAGATGACATTGATGTGTTGATCTTATGTGGTGGCTCTAAAGATGATTTACCAGAGCAAGGTCCGCATTTGGCGCAGTGGTTCAATACCATTGATAGCTTTGATACGCATGCGGCTATTCCAGCCTATTTTGCTGCCGTTGATGCCGTCGCTCAAAAAAATCAACATACGAATATTATTGCTGTGGGTTGGGACCCCGGCTTATTTTCTATCAATCGCTTAATGGGTGAAAGTGTATTACCTGCGGGTGAGACTTATACTTTTTGGGGCAAGGGACTTAGCCAAGGCCACTCGGATGCTGTGCGTAGAGTCGAAGGGGTTAAGGCAGGGGTTCAATACACTCTTCCTATCGAAGAGGCAGTGAATCGTGTCCGTAATGGGGATCTTCCCACTTTATCAACCCGAGAAAAACATCGTCGCGAATGCTTTATTGTTCTAGAGGATGGGGCAGATGAGGCCGTAGTCCGAGACACGATCATTACGATGCCAAATTATTTTGCAGATTATGACACCACTGTGCATGTGATCTCTATGGATGAGCTTGAACGTGATCATGGTGCGATGCCCCATGGTGGCTTTGTGATTCGTAGTGGTACTTCGGGTAATGGCACCAAACAAACAGTGGAGTACTCATTAGCGTTAGGCAGCAATCCAGAGTTTACCTCTAGCGTTCTTGTGGCTTATGCTCGGGCGGCTCATCGATTGGCTCAGCAGGGGCAGTTTGGGGCTAAAACTGTTTTTGATGTGGCCCCGGGGTTAATTTCACCTAAATCCGCTGCTGATTTGCGTAAAGAACTCTTGTAAATCTAGCTATACGTTGTATTGATTTGCTAATACGCCATGCTCTTTTTTTGAGCATGGCGTATTTTTTTATAGGACCTCAAGCGTATTCTTGTCGTTCTAGCAAGCGTTGGCCGTGACGCCACCAGCGTAACGTTAATAGAACCGCAACTACACTTAGACCAGCTACAAAGCCAATCCAAATACCGATGCCCTCTAGGTCTAGACCAAAGGCTAAAAATGCCCCAATGGGTACGCCTAACCCCCAGTAACCCAGTAGCGCCAACAACATAGGGGTGCGAGTGTCATACAGTCCACGAAGCATCCCCGCTGCGACGGCTTGAGCGCCATCAGCTAATTGAAATAGGGCCGCAAAGAATAAGAACTGGACGGCTGTAATAATGACGGCGCGGTTTTCTGGAGCAGAGGCATCAATAAATTGATGAATTAAGATCTCTGGCTGCCACCACATAACGCCTGCCGCAATTGCCATAAAACCGACACCGAGCACATAGGAGATCCAGCCAGCTTGTACCGCATCTTTAGGGCTAGCTCTCCCCATGGCTAATCCGACTCGTATCGTAGCGACCTGCCCAAAGCCCAGGGGAATCATGTAGGTGACGGAGCTAATTTGCATGGCGATAGCATGTGCTGCTAGGGACGTATCCCCTATGCTACCCATCATTAATACCGCGGCATAAAACACTAGAGTTTCTAGTGTAAAGGTAATGGCGATAGGGATACCGAGTTTCCACATGCCTATTAAGCGTTGGGTATTCCATTGCCAAAAATTCATAAAAATTTGATAGCGATGGAAAAGCGGGTGTTTAAATGTTAATACCACCATACCCACGAACATCAGTAAATTAGTTAGGGTGGTGGCAAGACCTGCCCCCGCAATTCCCATTGTGGGCAGTCCCCAGTGTCCAAAAATAAAAAGCCACGCAAATAAGGCATTGGTGCAAATACCTGCAATCGCAATGATTAAGGTCCAAAGGGGTTTTTCCAAGGCTGCAAAAAAAGACCGAATGACGATATAACCTAAATACGGTAATAATGACCATTGCACTGTTCGTACATATTGAATAGCATGTTCAATCGTATCTGGGTTTTGCCCTAAGGCAATCCATACCGCGTCGGCATGCCATAAGGCAAACCAAAAAGGGATGCAAACAAGAAATGCAGTAAGAAAACCGTGTCGAATAATTTGTTGAACTTCACGTACATTACTGCGTTTTTTACCAATTGTTGTTGCCAGCATAGGAATAGTCGCGGACACCAAACCTAAACTAAAAATCATAAAAGCATGGTAGAAACTGGCGGATAATGAACCAGCGGCTAACTCTGTTTTACCAAGGCGACCAATCAAAATTAAATTGGTAGTTAATAAGGCAACCTGTGCTAAATTGGTTAAAATCAACGGAGAACCCAGCTTAATAGAGGCTTTTAACTCATTAATAAAGCTAGTTCGTAATGCTGTTTGGTTCATATAATAATAGTGCTTAAAAAAACGCGTAGGTGGTGCGGATACCACCTTATTTATAGTACCGCTTTTCTATTAATGATTGGTTGCTCGACGTTAAAACACATCAGACCACCTGTGCGTCTGTTAGCCATGCTATTGATGCTGGCTGTGTTGTTGCGCGCATTAATTCCTGCGGGCTATATGCCCAATACAGATAAGGTTGGTAATGGCCCGGCCTTAACTATGTGTGTGGTAGGGCTTACAGGCCCAACAGTGATATATCTGGATTTAGGGCTAGATGGCTCTCATGATCCACATATAGATCACCCTTTATTAGATTGTGTTTTTGGTGCTGCGCTTAGTTTTTTAGGTCTGAATACCAATACGCCCACATTGGTGCTAGGACTCTTACTACTGCCCCTAATCTTGCGGCGGAACTCTCCCTCTGTTCTGCGCCGTTGCCATTTTTTAGGGGCGCCTTTAGGGGCCAGAGGGCCACCGGTTAAATCCTAGTTTTATTTTATTGATCTGTATTTACGACTTATCTCAAAACTTAGGATTTACAATGCGAATTTTTACTTTATCCGCTGCTTTAAGCTTGTCTGCTTTTTCATTAACCACGGCGGCGCATGATCATCATCACGGCCACCATGGGCATCACGATGGGACCGACTATAGCGCTCAGTTTGTCGAGGCAAAAACCACTACTCAAGTCCGAGCAGAGCAATGTTGGGTACGTTTGTTACCAGAGCATGTGCCTTCTGCTGGATACTTCGTGCTGCATAATGACGGGGATCAAGCAATGAATTTACTTGCTGCGATTTCACCCAGTTATGACGATGTTATGTTGCACGAGACCATCGAGCAAGATGGGATGGCCAAAATGGTTATGGCAGAGAAAATGGAGATCCCCGCCAAAGGGACACTAGAGTTCAAGCCCGGTGGGTTGCATGCCATGTTCGAAAAACCTGTAGCTAAATTACAGGTAGGAGATCGCATGCAAGTCGAATTACTTTTTGATCATGCTCAAAAAATCAGCATGGATTGCAAAGTCAATCCAGCGAATGCCAGACAGTTTGAATAGTGTAATCAGCGTTAAATAGCGCATAAAACCGTCGTTACTTTTTTTGATTTCTATCATGAAATCAGACGAATTGGTAATGGCGGTTTTTTAATGATGAATGAACTCAAGGACGGCACGATTAAAGGCCTTTGGGTTAGCCAGATTCATGCCGTGTGAGGCATTACTAATGATGGCATGGTTGGCATGAGGCAAGAGCGTTAATAGCCGTGCCACGCTCTGTTGATAACGTGTAGGACTGAGTGCCCCGCTTATCAAGAGCAAAGGTAGCTCACGCAGTTGCTCCAGCTGAACGGTACTAATTGCGGGTAGGTTTTCTCTGCTTTGAGCTATTAACGTGTGGGCATTGTCCTCTACCATTGTTTTAAACCAGCCCACCATTTGTTGCCATGTATTTTCACCACTAACTGCATTAATAAATAAACGTAGGCCGGACTCGTCTTGACCCTCAGCCATAAGACTCGCCGCTTGGGCGAGCACAGGGAGCGCGGGAGGAGGACTATCAATAGGAAAAGCGGGGTCTGCAAGAATTAATCCGTCAATATTGCCGTATGTCAGCACATACTGGGCAGCGACAAAAGCCCCTCTAGAATGCCCTAGGACATACACTTTTTGCCCTGACTGCCGTTTTTGTTGAATTACATCAGCAATAGCGGCAATTTGGTTCTGTAAATCAAACTCATAGGCCGTTGAGCTAGGATTGTTGGGCCAATAGCCCGGTAGACTAATCGTGACAACATGGGCTGCTGCGTGCAGTTTACTGATTTGCCAACGCCAGTAACGCAAGTCACACAAGGAACCATGTACTAAGATCAGCAAATCGCCCGTACCTTGCTCTGCATAAAAGGTAGCACTCTGACTATGAATAGGCAGAGTGCTGTGGATAGGCTGCTGAATTAACTCGTTAAACACAGTTTATTGTAGAAGTTGTAAGCGGCTACGGGCTGTTTCTGCAGCGGCAGACTGTGGGTAATCCTTAGCAATACGCTGTAGTGTTTTTTGTGCTGATGCTAAATCATTCATTTCTACTTGGCTGGAGGCGATTACCATTAACGCATCTGCCGCACGCTCACCAGAGGGATTACTAGTCACTAAGCTCTGTAGTTTTTGAATGGCTGCGGAAAAACGTTTAGAAGCATAAAGACTGCTGCCTTCATAAAAACGGACTTCATCGATCTGAGAGCTACTCGGGTACGCTTCAATAAAGGTACCAAACCCACTCGCTGCTTCTTGGTATTGACCATTACGATACAAATCCATGGCGGCCTCATAGGCAGCTTGCTCCTGGGGATCTGCGATCAGCGTTGAGCTTTGTTCTGATTGTTGGGCTTGGCTATTTTGCCACCCTAAGGTTTCTACCTTGCCTCGTAGTTGCGCAATCTCTTGGCGCATCATTTCAATTTGATCTGCTAATAGTAATTTAGCGTGTTGATTCTGTTCATTGATTTGACGTATTTGCTGACGCAACTCAAGAATAGCTCGACGAGCCTCATCATCTGCAAAAGCATAAGAAGGTAGGGCGGTGCTTGCTAATATGGCTGCGCCCGTAAATAGGGCAAAACGGTGACGCCAAGACTGGCTAAATACGCTCATGATGAATCCTTGTAGAAAAAACGCCGCAGCGAGTCATCGCTACGGCGTCAATTTATCATACTTTAGCGTAATTAACGCTGGTAGTTGATGTCTGCACGGCGGTTCTCAGCGTAATCAGCTTCGGTATTGCCCATTGATTTTGGACGTTCTTTACCAAAACTGATGGCTTCGATCTGGCTTGCATTAACACCCATAAGTGTCATTGTGCGAGCAACAGCTTCGGAGCGACGTTGGCCAAGGGCTAAGTTGTACTCAGCACCACCACGAGCATCAGCGTGACCTTCGACGCGGATAGTTTGTTGGGGCTGATTGCGCAAGTAGTTAGAATGCATCTCTACGGTATTGCGGTATTGTTCAGCTACAACATAGCTATCAAAGTCGAAGTAGATCGAACGCTGCTGGGCTAGAGGGCTTTGAGGGTTAAACGGATCCATAATCATGCCAGTGCTTGGATCAGTCAGGCCACCATTGCCGGTACCTGCGCCTGAAGCAGAATCGTCTAGGGGTACAGAACTACATGCGGCTAAAGCTAAAGCCAAAGATGCTACAGTAAAGCCTTTAAAAATGCGCGAGCTCATTAGCGTTCCTTTAAAAAAGAGTCACACAGAAAGTTAGTTTGTAAATGGTCCCCAAGTCGGTTCACGAACTTTGCCGTTTAAGGACGACAGGGTTTGACGGACTCGTCCATCTACTGATGTCACCGCGAGCACACTGCGCCCACCTTGTACAGAGCTATATAAAACTTGCATTCCGTTAGGAGCAAAGCTGGGTGATTGATCGTCGGGCCCTGTTGTTAGAAGCTGTTCATTTCCTGTGTGCATATCTTGGAGAGCGACGCGGTAAGCGCCATTCCTACGAGTTACATAGACAAGACTATTACCATCCGGAGCTACCTCTGGTGAGATATTGTAACTTCCGTTAAAAGTAATACGACGAGCTTCGCCACCATTTAGGTCGACTTTATAGATTTGGGGATTGCCACCACGATCGCTTGTGAAAACCAAAGAACCACCATCTGGAGAGTAGGTGGGCTCTGTGTCAATCAGTGGTGAACGCATGACTCGACGCAAGCCTGAACCATCTGCATTGATGGTGTAGATTTGCGAGATGCCATCACGTGAAAGCACCACGGCTAGTTGGTTTCCGCTTGGGGCCCAGGTTGGAGCACTGTTGTTTCCTTTGAAGTTGGCAACAGGTTCTCGTTTGCCTGTAGCAAGGGTCTGGACGTAGACCACAGGCTTGTCAGTTTCGAAGCTAACATAGGCAAGTTTAGATCCATCTGGGGACCAAGAAGGCGAAATAATGGAGCTCTTAGAGCGTAGCATTACTTGTGGGTTTTGACCGTCAGCATCTGCAATTTGTAACTCATGTGTGTCGCCCATTTGCAACACATACGCGATTCGTGTTGAAAAAACACCACGTACACCCGTGATTTTTTCATAAATACGATCGGCGATACGGTGTGATAGACGGCGTAATTCTTTTTCACTGCCAGCAAAGGCAATACCATCCATTTCAACACGGTTTACGGCGTCAACTAAGCGGTAGGTAATATTGTATTGCCCACCTGATTGCGTGACGGAGCCATAAGCCATGTAATCAGCGCCACGATTGCGCCAGCTCTCATGATCGATGGCACTGTCTGCGTTCAGGTTCGCACCTGTCGCGTTTATCAATTGAAATTGGCCGGAACGGCTTAAGTCTGCACGAATAATTTCGGCAATGGGCTGGGCAGCTGGATTGTTGGCAAAATCAGCCACCGCAATAGGGTATTGGGTAGCACCCACACCAGAAATATCGACACGCAGTTGAGCTTGTACGCTTTGGCTACACAACATAACGGTAGCAAAGGCCGCAGCCAATACACCCGCACCACGTAATGGACGTTTGGCGCGAGTCGCTTTAGCAGCGGAAATAGTTGCAGTCATTATGGCAATCTCCTGTTTAATCATACATACGGTACTCGCCATCAATATACGATGGGTAGCGGCCATTGGTTGGTTTTGGGAAAGGCGAGCATTTGGCTATCCCTTTTTGTACCGCATCGTCAAATAGTGCAATACCTGAAGAGCGAGTGATGCGTACATTACGCACAGAGCCATCAGGATTTAGGTCTA
This Paenalcaligenes faecalis DNA region includes the following protein-coding sequences:
- a CDS encoding acetate/propionate family kinase yields the protein MSEKLIVINAGSSSLKFNVYQIPDAETVDVNDLSYLYGGQVSGIGTDIAHFKVKGALGQILEDRSTSFDETKDLQAAQELLANWLTFRMDKPAIAVGHRIVHGGSDMDDSAVIDDQLLTYLDDLAPLAPLHQHNNLAPVRVIRKHWPQILQIACVDTAFHCHQDPLYNHYALPLRYYDQGVRRYGFHGLSYQYISDYLEQHLPELHQGRVIVAHLGSGSSACMIQNGKSVVSTMGFTALDGLPMSTRPGRLDAGVVLWWMQQRQKNADEIQDLLYNQSGMKGLSGISGDMRTLLASEDPNAKLAVDYYCFRTAESLAGLCVPTQGMDGIVFTAGVGEHSPEIRARICQHLEWLGVKLDPELNAQSAQKISTEDSAVSVWVIPTNEELVIAREALQHYCASKAKGASES
- a CDS encoding copper chaperone PCu(A)C, with product MRIFTLSAALSLSAFSLTTAAHDHHHGHHGHHDGTDYSAQFVEAKTTTQVRAEQCWVRLLPEHVPSAGYFVLHNDGDQAMNLLAAISPSYDDVMLHETIEQDGMAKMVMAEKMEIPAKGTLEFKPGGLHAMFEKPVAKLQVGDRMQVELLFDHAQKISMDCKVNPANARQFE
- the ybgF gene encoding tol-pal system protein YbgF, which translates into the protein MSVFSQSWRHRFALFTGAAILASTALPSYAFADDEARRAILELRQQIRQINEQNQHAKLLLADQIEMMRQEIAQLRGKVETLGWQNSQAQQSEQSSTLIADPQEQAAYEAAMDLYRNGQYQEAASGFGTFIEAYPSSSQIDEVRFYEGSSLYASKRFSAAIQKLQSLVTSNPSGERAADALMVIASSQVEMNDLASAQKTLQRIAKDYPQSAAAETARSRLQLLQ
- the ahpC gene encoding alkyl hydroperoxide reductase subunit C; translated protein: MSLINTQILPFKAMAYHNGEFKEYTNESIAGKWSVFVFYPADFTFVCPTELEDLADNYAEFQKYGVEIFSVSTDTHFAHKAWHDTSAAIGKVNYPMLADPTHQLARNFQVLIEEEGLALRGTFIVSPEGQIKTMEVHDNGIGRDAKELLRKVKAAQYIAKNPNEVCPAKWEEGAKTLAPSLDLVGKI
- the ahpF gene encoding alkyl hydroperoxide reductase subunit F; protein product: MLDAGLKTQLKAYLENITQPIELIASLDEGAKSNELRELLTEIAELSPAKITFLDNGQSSRQPSFKIQRAGSDIAVEFAGIPLGHEFTSLVLALLQVGGHAIKMDEMVANQIRNLNEDYVFETYYSLSCQNCPDVVQALNAMSVLNPRIKHTSIDGALFQDEVKQREVMSVPAVFLNGEEFHYGRANAEELLAKLGTGDSEEQIAALNEKEPYDVLVVGGGPAGAAAAIYAARKGIRTGVVAERFGGQVLDTMSIENYISVRETDGPSFAGALEAHVRDYDVDIMNVQRAEELIPGKEIQLKLANGATLKTKSLILATGARWRELGVPGEADYRNKGVAYCPHCDGPLYKGKDVAVIGGGNSGVEAAIDLAGLVNHVTLLEFGEALRADEVLQRKLHSLPNVTVIKMAQTTEVIGDGSKVTALRYTDRTNQETKDIPLDGIFVQIGLVPNNEWLGDVVKRSKHGEIEIDVRGQTSIPGVFAAGDATTVPYKQIIIAAGQGATAALSAFDYLIRTSVE
- the pal gene encoding peptidoglycan-associated lipoprotein Pal, with protein sequence MSSRIFKGFTVASLALALAACSSVPLDDSASGAGTGNGGLTDPSTGMIMDPFNPQSPLAQQRSIYFDFDSYVVAEQYRNTVEMHSNYLRNQPQQTIRVEGHADARGGAEYNLALGQRRSEAVARTMTLMGVNASQIEAISFGKERPKSMGNTEADYAENRRADINYQR
- the leuE gene encoding leucine efflux protein LeuE; the encoded protein is MFESIGVINLGTYLVGALFVILLPGPNSLFVLASAAAKGVKIGYQAAAGILVGDTILITLTAAGAGTLLQAMPVLFYGLRAVGAGYLFYLGARMLWFLYKPAMSSPDPQHLETEVKHKSYFSKAVVLSLLNPKAILFLLSFFVQFVDPTQGHPWLAFMVLGGFLQLFSFLYLSTLIFGGTHLAASFRRHRRLAIFCNIAVAILFIAFAARMAFGVA
- a CDS encoding alpha/beta fold hydrolase, translating into MFNELIQQPIHSTLPIHSQSATFYAEQGTGDLLILVHGSLCDLRYWRWQISKLHAAAHVVTISLPGYWPNNPSSTAYEFDLQNQIAAIADVIQQKRQSGQKVYVLGHSRGAFVAAQYVLTYGNIDGLILADPAFPIDSPPPALPVLAQAASLMAEGQDESGLRLFINAVSGENTWQQMVGWFKTMVEDNAHTLIAQSRENLPAISTVQLEQLRELPLLLISGALSPTRYQQSVARLLTLLPHANHAIISNASHGMNLANPKAFNRAVLEFIHH
- a CDS encoding diaminopimelate dehydrogenase, giving the protein MSATIRIGIAGYGNLGRGVELAIGQNPDMELVAVFSRRKPESVQLQSANIPIYALDQIEQHKDDIDVLILCGGSKDDLPEQGPHLAQWFNTIDSFDTHAAIPAYFAAVDAVAQKNQHTNIIAVGWDPGLFSINRLMGESVLPAGETYTFWGKGLSQGHSDAVRRVEGVKAGVQYTLPIEEAVNRVRNGDLPTLSTREKHRRECFIVLEDGADEAVVRDTIITMPNYFADYDTTVHVISMDELERDHGAMPHGGFVIRSGTSGNGTKQTVEYSLALGSNPEFTSSVLVAYARAAHRLAQQGQFGAKTVFDVAPGLISPKSAADLRKELL
- a CDS encoding MATE family efflux transporter — translated: MNQTALRTSFINELKASIKLGSPLILTNLAQVALLTTNLILIGRLGKTELAAGSLSASFYHAFMIFSLGLVSATIPMLATTIGKKRSNVREVQQIIRHGFLTAFLVCIPFWFALWHADAVWIALGQNPDTIEHAIQYVRTVQWSLLPYLGYIVIRSFFAALEKPLWTLIIAIAGICTNALFAWLFIFGHWGLPTMGIAGAGLATTLTNLLMFVGMVVLTFKHPLFHRYQIFMNFWQWNTQRLIGMWKLGIPIAITFTLETLVFYAAVLMMGSIGDTSLAAHAIAMQISSVTYMIPLGFGQVATIRVGLAMGRASPKDAVQAGWISYVLGVGFMAIAAGVMWWQPEILIHQFIDASAPENRAVIITAVQFLFFAALFQLADGAQAVAAGMLRGLYDTRTPMLLALLGYWGLGVPIGAFLAFGLDLEGIGIWIGFVAGLSVVAVLLTLRWWRHGQRLLERQEYA